TTAGCTGCACGGTTCTCAGTAAGCAGGTTCCGTGCCAGACTCAATAAATCACAATAAATAATTGATCTATAAGGAGATTTTATTAATTGTTACGTGGAAATAGAAGATTTGTGTAAAAAAGCTCGACAGTAAAACGCCATAAATTTTGCACAGAGGAAAAAAAGACAACGGATGCCAAAAGCATCCGTTGTCATTATTTCATCAACTGCTCGACCGATAGTCGCTCGGAGCGCGCCGTCGGCGCCGGCCCCGCGCCAATGCGCCCCATGTAGACCGGGAACGCGTCGTCGGTAAAGATCAGGCTGGCGGCTTCCTGTTGTAGGCGGCGCGCCGGGCCGTGCAGCTTGGCGGCCTGCGTGAACGGCGTGCCTTCGCGCACATACTTGGAAAAGATCAGCGGCGTCATCTCGGGCTGCATGAACAGGCCGAGTTTCGTCAGCGTCAGCCAGAAACGCTGCACCGCGCGTCCGGCTTCGACATAGTCGTCGATGGTCCTCGGTTGCTGCCTGGCTTTCAACACGAAGTGGGCGGCGCAGGCCAGGCCGGGCAGCAGGTCCATCTGCAGGCGCGGCGCCCAGGTGCCCATCAGCGTGTTCATGGTCGACATGCGCTTCCAGCTGACCATCGCCCATTTCATCAGCTTGAGGGTCATGTTGTCGACGCCGAGCGCCTGGTCCGGCACCTTGTCCGGGCTGCGCACCGCGTTCCAATGGATGATGCGGCGGTGCACCTCGAACGCTTCCGGCATGGTCAGGCGCAGCTTGGCATTGTTGAACATCAGGCGCGCCGCCTGCAGCTTCGGTCCGAAGCCTTCGATCCAGCCGACGGCAAAGCCGGGTCCGACCGCCGCTTCCAGCTCGCGCTTTTCGGTGGGGGTGAGCGGGCGCGTGCTCATCGGACGGCGCTGCACGCTGCGCTTGTCGATCGCGCCGATCAGCGCGCTCGGTTGGACGGCCGCATCGGGCGTAAAGCGCACGTCGAACACCGGCGCCTCGATCGGGGCCTCGAGCCGGCGCGTCGCGTGCGCGCGCAAGCCTTGTTCGCTCGCCGCGATGGCCATGGTTTCCAGCAGCGCGCCCATCGAGATCTGGCTCGGATGGCCGTCCAGGTCGTAGACCGTGTCGGCGCGGGTGTCGTAGGCGTGTACGACGACGTGATCGGGGCCGGCCACTTCGAAGCGCCAGCACTGGGTGTTGTCGCCGCTCGGCGCCCAGCGCGCCAGGTCGAGGATGCGGTGGATCGGTTGTGGAATGCTCATGCCTGTGCGGTCTTTCCGGCCAGTTGTTTGCTCATCTGCTTGGTGGCGACGGCGATCATCAGGCGGTGCAGCGGATGCTTGTTGCCGCCCGGGCGCCAGGTGCGCACCAGTTTATTGCGGTAGGCATCGAACTGCACGCCGTACGGCGCCGCCCAGACCTTGCCGCGTCCAAGGAGGATTTTCAGCGATTCAGTGCCGACCACGCCCGAGCACAGCTGCACCGCCATCATCGTCGACGGGCCGCGCCGCTCGGCGAAATTGACCGATTCCGGCACCACCAGGTAAGGGCGGTGCAGGCCGGCCGGCGCCAGGCCGACGACGAAGCGGATCGCCTTGTCGAGCTCGGACTTGTCGCCCCACTGGAAATACTCTTCGAAGGTCATCTGGCCCGGCAGGAAGTTGAGCAGGGCGGCGCCCATGCCGAGCGGGGCCGCAGTGGTGGCCGGGATGCCGAGTTCGGCGCATTTGGCGAAGGTCTGCTGGCGCGCATCGAAGGCGAAGAAATCGAGCGCGTCGACGTACAGATCGACGCCGGACAGGAATTCGCCCAGGTTGTCCTTGTTCACGCCTTGCGGAAAAATCTTGATGTCGATTTCCGGGTTGATGTCCTTGGCCATGCGCGCCAGTACGTCGGCTTTCGGCTGGTCGACGGTCGACATCATCGCGCCGACCTGGCGGTTGAAATTGTGGACGTCGAAGGTGTCGAAATCGGCGATATGGAATTTAGCTACCCCGAGGCGGGCCAGGGTCATGAGGTGAACACCGCCGACGCCGCCGCCGCCGGCAATGGCGACGCGCTTGTTGCGCAGGATTTGCTGCTCTTGCGGGGTCACCCAGCCAATATTGCGTGAAAACGCCTTTTCATAGCTAAACGATATGCTCATCGAGAAAATGGGGAGGGAAAACGGGTTGAAGGGAAAACGACAATGCCGCCCGGAGGCGGCATTGGGAGTCAGGCGATTTGCTGCTGTTCGTCCATGCGCAACAGGCGGTTGATGATGCCGCGTTCTTCGCGCGGCGAGAAGAAGTACGGGTAGAACGAACGTTCGGTGGTGGCGCCGTCGGCATCGAAGGTGCCGCCGTATTTCTGGATTTGCTGGGTGACGAATTCCAGATTCACGCGCAGCAGGTAGGCCGGCGCGTCGACGCGGGTGTTGATCTTGAGCTGGCCTTCCTGCTCGAAGCCGAGCATGCGCTCGTAAAAGCGGCGGTGGCGCGGGTTCACTTCGATCACGATATCCGTGCACTGGTGGATGTCGCGCGCATAGATTACCGCCAGGTGGAACAGGTTGGCGAGCGAGGTTTTCGAACGCACCGACGGATCGAACGCCAGTTTCGTGAACTCGCACAGGCGCGCACCGCGGTTGCGGTGGGCATCCAGTTCTTCCTTGAAGATCTGGTCGGCCATCAAGCCGATCGGAGCA
This genomic stretch from Massilia sp. 9096 harbors:
- a CDS encoding molybdopterin biosynthesis protein MoeY encodes the protein MSIPQPIHRILDLARWAPSGDNTQCWRFEVAGPDHVVVHAYDTRADTVYDLDGHPSQISMGALLETMAIAASEQGLRAHATRRLEAPIEAPVFDVRFTPDAAVQPSALIGAIDKRSVQRRPMSTRPLTPTEKRELEAAVGPGFAVGWIEGFGPKLQAARLMFNNAKLRLTMPEAFEVHRRIIHWNAVRSPDKVPDQALGVDNMTLKLMKWAMVSWKRMSTMNTLMGTWAPRLQMDLLPGLACAAHFVLKARQQPRTIDDYVEAGRAVQRFWLTLTKLGLFMQPEMTPLIFSKYVREGTPFTQAAKLHGPARRLQQEAASLIFTDDAFPVYMGRIGAGPAPTARSERLSVEQLMK
- a CDS encoding ThiF family adenylyltransferase encodes the protein MSISFSYEKAFSRNIGWVTPQEQQILRNKRVAIAGGGGVGGVHLMTLARLGVAKFHIADFDTFDVHNFNRQVGAMMSTVDQPKADVLARMAKDINPEIDIKIFPQGVNKDNLGEFLSGVDLYVDALDFFAFDARQQTFAKCAELGIPATTAAPLGMGAALLNFLPGQMTFEEYFQWGDKSELDKAIRFVVGLAPAGLHRPYLVVPESVNFAERRGPSTMMAVQLCSGVVGTESLKILLGRGKVWAAPYGVQFDAYRNKLVRTWRPGGNKHPLHRLMIAVATKQMSKQLAGKTAQA
- a CDS encoding N-acetyltransferase, with the protein product MTTFEDIKNPEGEPASSLSDAHVFDERDNMTPSKLEDVIVNHDSYGIRLTDTADGRNSASMLINKMYAWRGYAGTHQFSDDPNRITLTATDKGDVVGTLTIGIDAPIGLMADQIFKEELDAHRNRGARLCEFTKLAFDPSVRSKTSLANLFHLAVIYARDIHQCTDIVIEVNPRHRRFYERMLGFEQEGQLKINTRVDAPAYLLRVNLEFVTQQIQKYGGTFDADGATTERSFYPYFFSPREERGIINRLLRMDEQQQIA